A window of the Dermatophagoides farinae isolate YC_2012a chromosome 2, ASM2471394v1, whole genome shotgun sequence genome harbors these coding sequences:
- the LOC124498652 gene encoding tetratricopeptide repeat protein 36 homolog, with protein MVEKQKDQKVIDFMFDPFLVEYNFPGPFDRTSDDDDDNGKNQKELTSEQIESKRLEIKAIELADKSHYEQAFDYFEQALSYWPENASVYNNRAQVFRLQNRIDDARHDLDKAIQLSDSDGTNLDHHVARQAYCQRALIHLLKENKEIGLKDMQRSADLGNRFASAYMAKMNPYAALCNQMLQDMFKQYEQQTSTSSKP; from the exons atggtcgaaaaacaaaaagatcaAAAAGTTATTGATTTTATGTTTGACCCATTTTTGGTTGAATACAATTTTCCCGGTCCATTTGATAGAaccagtgatgatgatgatgataatggcaagAATC aaaaagaattgactAGCGAACAGATTGAATCAAAACGTTTAGAGATTAAAGCAATAGAATTGGCTGATAAAAGTCACTATGAACAAGCATTCGATTATTTTGAACAAGCTTTAAGCTATTGGCCAGAAAATGCATCAGTTTATAATAATCGTGCACAAGTTTTTCGTCTTCAGAATCGAATAGATGATGCCCGTCATGATCTGGATAAAGCCATTCAATTGAGCGATAGTGATGGAACaaatttggatcatcatgTCGCTAGACAAGCATATTGTCAACGagcattgattcatttgttgaaagaaaacaaagaaattgGTCTAAAAGATATGCAACGATCAGCCGACCTTGGCAATCGATTTGCCAGTGCCTATATGGCTAAAATGAATCCATATGCTGCTCTTTGTAATCAAATGCTTCAAGATATGTTCAAACAATATGAACAACAGACGTCTACTTCATCGAAACCTTAA
- the LOC124498650 gene encoding LOW QUALITY PROTEIN: uncharacterized protein LOC124498650 (The sequence of the model RefSeq protein was modified relative to this genomic sequence to represent the inferred CDS: deleted 1 base in 1 codon), with the protein MINIEKLEKKWKLLGDEAPRIKGPITHFNPLLEPPDWYDVERFKRSQKLARKYFLSLNIAHFIGNILLIHLPDVLVPVIATGNSSTPFRVFMRILSTVIHILSWYDEDPFDATTKTHQSMITVRRNCHMAVSRLMNNKYPRPNRYWLSQFDMAMTQWSLIGIVGIRPNQCAFFGTTEKEFEEYFYFWRVIGYCVGIEDRFNICFGVEGYEETREFLDICFQRCYKVHLDKQSAPVVMGMNLTEGVFLALEGAAPRFLICYESFMKYWYDTLGVRHPIKLDTFERKLNYAIFIFVMEYVLRIRLFYIIFSWLFFYLQQRLFGQIEQVRKHCEQHYVNIKYQLDSEYFDYNDQQQQQQQQRNHMDLDINENPIDSIDDESCKKESISDKKYYEIDNYFYRPNVKE; encoded by the exons ATGATTAATATTGAAAAGTTGGAGAAAAAATGGAAGCTTCTTGGA GATGAAGCTCCACGTATTAAAGGACCTATTACACATTTTAATCCGCTTCTTGAACCACCAGATTGGTATGATGTTGAACGATTTAAACGATCACAGAAATTGGccagaaaatattttttaag TTTGAATATTGCACATTTTATCGGcaatattttattgattcatcTACCTGATGTACTTGTTCCGGTTATTGCTACTGGTAATTCTTCAACACCATTCCGTGTATTCATGCGAATCTTATCGACTgtcattcatattttatcATGGTACGATGAAGATCCATTTGATGCGACAACCAAAacacatcaatcaatgatcacTGTACGTCGTAATTGTCATATGGCCGTTTCACgattaatgaataataaatatccACGACCCAATCGATATTGGTTAAGTCAATTTGATATGGCCATGACACAATGGTCACTAATTGGTATTGTTGGTATCCGACCGAATCAATGTGCATTCTTTGGTACAactgaaaaagaatttgaagaaTATTTCTATTTCTGGCGTGTAATCGGTTATTGTGTTGGCATTGAAGATCGTTTCAACATCTGTTTTGGTGTTGAAGGCTATGAAGAAACAAGAGAATTTCTTGACATTTGTTTTCAACGATGCTATAAAGTACATTTGGATAAACAAAGTGCACCGGTTGTAATGGGCATGAATCTTACTGAAGGTGTTTTCTTGGCACTTGAAGGAGCTGCACCAagatttttaatttgttaTGAAAGTTTCATGAAATATTGGTACGATACATTGGGTGTACGACATCCAATCAAATTAGATACATtcgaaagaaaattaaattatgcTATTTTCATATTCGTAATGGAATATGTATTACGAATACGATTATTTTACATTATATTTTCATggttatttttctatttgcaACAAAGATTGTTTGGCCAAATTGAACAGGTGAGAAAACATTGTGAACAACATTatgtaaatataaaatatcaACTTGATagtgaatattttgattacaatgatcaacaacaacaacaacaacaacagcgaaaTCATATGGATTTAGATATAAACGAAAATCCAATCGattctattgatgatgaatcgtgcaaaaaagaatccatatcggataaaaaatattatgaaaTTGATAACTATTTTTATCGGCCAAATGtcaaagaataa
- the LOC124498649 gene encoding dolichyl-diphosphooligosaccharide--protein glycosyltransferase subunit 1 produces the protein MFSSSKFLAISILLSISCSFHFGSVISASNDNIINAKVERTIDISSQLVTITSQVVVLNKGSQAVKEYLIQFGDKHHDENLSYLSVTLVEAKKKDVLKVSKYHNADSSFASYKIHLDDYAIPSGNSATLEIEAAFAHLLDPYPVEINQADRQLVIYNGRIYFPTPYMTETQTTRVRLPSSTGAESYTKLRPVTYSDRNINYGPYDKIPPTNDAATSGNEELRVHVENNTPFLTVENLSRTIQISHWAGAISVEEMLDVVHTGAKLKGPFSRYEYQREPGSNGVSSIRSWKTRLPAGAHDIYYRDEIGNISTSNVRVSSSSVYVDIKPRFPLFGGWKTKYILGYTLPAKNNLFALDTNTLTNGDYILRMPFIDHIYDNMIIDQATVKIILPEGANNFRLNHPYDVKRESDEIFYSYLDTIGRPVIVLSKKNLVEWHIQPFELHYNYKPFYLLQEPLLIVGSIFGLCILVMALVRTKTSLDGK, from the coding sequence atGTTTTCTTCTTCGAAATTTTTGGCTATAAGCATTTTATTGTCAATCTCTTGTTCATTCCATTTTGGATCGGTCATATCAGCATCGAAtgacaatatcatcaatgcAAAAGTTGAACGAACAATTGATATAAGTAGTCAATTGGTTACGATTACATCACAAGTTGTCGTATTGAATAAGGGTAGTCAAGCAGTGAAAGAATATCTCATACAATTTGGCGATAAACATCACGATGAAAATCTTTCTTATCTATCGGTTACACTAGTTGAAGCTAAAAAGAAAGATGTACTGAAAGTTTCCAAATATCACAACGCTGATTCATCGTTTGCGTCATATAAAATTCATCTAGATGATTATGCAATCCCATCGGGTAATTCGGCTACATTGGAAATTGAAGCAGCATTTGCTCATTTGTTGGATCCATACCCGGTCGAAATCAACCAGGCTGATCGTCAATTGGTCATCTATAATGGTCGAATTTATTTTCCTACACCTTATATGACCGAGACACAAACTACACGTGTCCGATTGCCATCAAGTACCGGTGCAGAATCGTATACTAAATTGCGGCCAGTCACTTATTCTGATCGAAATATCAACTATGGGCCGTATGACAAGATTCCACCAACCAACGATGCTGCTACATCAGGAAATGAAGAACTTCGTGTTCATGTGGAAAACAATACACCATTTTTGACCGTAGAAAATCTTAGCCGTACTATTCAGATTTCACATTGGGCTGGAGCAATTTCCGTGGAAGAAATGTTGGATGTCGTTCACACGGGGGCCAAACTTAAGGGACCATTTTCTCGATATGAATATCAACGAGAACCAGGTTCCAATGGTGTTTCATCGATTCGTTCATGGAAAACTCGATTGCCTGCCGGAGCTCATGACATTTATTATCGTGATGAAATTGGAAACATTAGCACTAGTAACGTACGTGTAAGCTCATCTTCTGTTTATGTTGATATAAAGCCACGTTTTCCATTGTTTGGTGGTTGGAAAACTAAATATATACTTGGATATACACTACCTGCCAAGAATAACTTGTTTGCATTGGATACAAATACATTAACTAACGGTGATTACATTCTACGTATGCCATTTATCGATCACATCTACGACaatatgatcattgatcagGCAACCGTTAAAATTATTCTGCCTGAAGGTGCAAATAATTTCCGTTTGAATCATCCATATGATGTTAAACGTGAATCAGATGAAATATTCTACAGTTATCTTGATACAATTGGCCGACCAGTAATCGTATTATCTAAAAAGAATCTTGTCGAATGGCATATACAACCATTTGAATtacattataattataaacCATTTTATCTTCTACAAGAaccattattgattgttggCTCTATTTTTGGTCTCTGTATCTTAGTCATGGCTTTAGTTCGAACAAAAACATCTTTGGATGGTAAATGA
- the LOC124499627 gene encoding uncharacterized protein LOC124499627, translating into MNSAISIRMSTIISLLSILSSCFTAITLAQRSQGLNNQLQAGQDYIDIPVRAGYRIVGDDNEGYLEDGIIVKTKGTGYIDPRYRKKYFTTTITDDDGVDVDENNRRFDVSSLYRSPMQESMPTIRKRRFDQYFNTKKIESSASSSYSPRYYTSFPKKYLKSEIIYGRRATDW; encoded by the exons atgaattctgCCATATCGATACGAATGTCGACAATCATCagtttattatcaatattgtCATCATGTTTTACGGCAATAACATTGGCTCAACGTAGTCAAG GcctcaataatcaattacaaGCTGGACAAGATTACATTGATATACCTGTACGTGCTGGCTATAGaattgttggtgatgataatgaaggcTATCTAGAAGATGGTATTATTGTTAAAACCAAAGGAACCGGTTATATTGATCCTagatatcgaaaaaaatattttaccaCTACcatcactgatgatgatggtgttgatgttgatgaaaataatcgtCGTTTTgatgtttcatcattatacagATCACCAATGCAAGAATCAATGCCAACAATAAGAAAACGAcgatttgatcaatattttaatacgaaaaaaattgaatcatcagcatcatcatcatattcaccACGATATTATACATCATTTCCTAAAAAATATCTAAAATCAGAAATTATTTATGGTCGTCGTG CAACAGATTGGTGA
- the LOC124498651 gene encoding uncharacterized protein LOC124498651 — MASNNDDHLMILSNLNRSSGSSLYTFGDNIVQCSLFGPNPITSSQNLLKKNYFVILLYPLGQIKNLTKDKSLFYYEFFFKRTFSPMVYHALLPRSRTYIILNEIEKGSSFLSTSLNAITLSLIDSGYPLNYCIGTCGLILDKRDKKIYQEKEFIEKCTKNVRSYEPITFTFETCDFIKAKFHISNKNTDSKTVSILAEGKFSLNDVFKAQEQSLDWTASFLRSTSQKISKRFV, encoded by the exons ATGGcctcaaataatgatgatcatttaatGATTCTATCGAATTTGAATCGTAGCtctggatcatcattatatactTTTGGTGATAATATTGTCCAATGTTCATTGTTCGGACCGAATCCAATCACTTCGAGTCagaatttattaaaaaaaaattattttgtcattttacTTTATCCATTGGGTCAGATTAAAAATCTAACCAAAG ATAAATCCTTGTTTTACtatgaattcttttttaaaaGGACATTTAGCCCAATGGTCTATCATGCATTATTACCTCGTTCTCGTACATACatcatattgaatgaaattgaaaaaggaAGTTCATTCTTATCTACATCATTGAATGCAatcacattatcattgatcgaTTCTGGATATCCATTAAATTATTGTATTGGTACATGTGGTCTAATTTTGGACAAAAGGGAtaagaaaatttatcaagaaaaagaattcataGAGAAATGTACGAAAAATGTTCGTTCATATGAACCAATCACATTTACATTCGAAACATGTGACTTTATCAAAGCCAAATTTCATATATCGAATAAGAATACCGATTCAAAAACCGTATCAATTTTAGCTGAAGGTAAATTCTCCTTGAACGATGTATTCAAAGCTCAAGAACAATCATTGGATTGGACGGCATCATTTCTTAGATCGACATCACAAAAAATAAGCAAACGTTttgtttaa
- the LOC124498656 gene encoding LOW QUALITY PROTEIN: ABC transporter G family member 20 (The sequence of the model RefSeq protein was modified relative to this genomic sequence to represent the inferred CDS: deleted 1 base in 1 codon), whose amino-acid sequence MIKNPFTNHSYVSDEADVVAINDNRHASLNRFRRLTSVNETDEKVKRDPALALAKLVEKTDKNGVYVNKGLVMEDERSIQSTPGAITPNNRPPKIAVDVRDVTFTYGFGQKSLLTLKKINVSVPQGKIYALLGSSGCGKTTLLRCVLGRLQPQSGVIRVFGQEPGSEYSPVPGPGVGYMPQELALFPDFTIKETLRYFGQLYRMSSKEIKARTKFLITLLHLPEKNRLVSQLSGGQQRRVSLASALVHRPPLLILDEPTVGVDPVLRKAIWEHLDALCREDGLTVIITTHYIEEARTAETVGLMRFGRLLVQSNPEELLVRHGLPTLEAVFLKLCQLDSAQIPESVKTDAVRYDDEKNNVTIETKKDDLPMVIVNGEKGDIEKNINNNEDANNNIAKNAISLAPNTAGNLLIPMSTSFKDVSARATPSTQSPRMSFSERGSTGDFSQLQNQISVEGQRRRMFDLNRVMALFIKNSIRLKRNVPILLFYFFLPSIQIALFCICIGQDPKNIPVAVYNAEDPPGLSAEYLSFVNPEIVVQVPYNSLEEARQAVVDGKAWAALHFSHNYSASLNQRRIMAGKADNATIESSNIKLYLDMSNQVIGFVLLRTFFLAFQSFAQDYLSILGYNPATVTLPITIEKVIYGTVNPSMTEFMAPGVIILIAYYATTALTALSLVLERKDGLLERSLVAGVNSFEFLISHIMTQTIVLTIQEVFMLATTFYIFKVPSRGPMVWVFSLTFFQGLAGVMFGLFISSLCADEVSAAMLGMGSFFPTIMLGGIFWPIQSMPDWMASLAAFLPQTLPVESMRFILSRGWGVEFFEVTLGFIATWGWIIVYLVAAAFIFKKYT is encoded by the exons atgataaaaaatccTTTCACCAATCATTCATATGTATCGGATGAGGCGGATGTTGTCGCTATCAACGATAACCGACATGCATCGCTCAATCGTTTCCGTCGTTTAACGTCAGTGAACGAAACAGATGAAAAAGTTAAACGTGATCCTGCATTAGCGTTGGCCAAATTGGTTGAAAAGACTGACAAAAATGGTGTCTATGTTAAT AAGGGTTTGGTCATGGAGGATGAAcgatcaattcaatcaacacCAGGAGCAATTACTCCAAATAATCGTCCACCAAAAATTGCTGTGGATGTTCGTGATGTTACATTTACCTATGGTTTTggacaaaaatcattattgaccTTGAAGAAAATCAATGTCTCAGTGCCACAAGGCAAAATCTATGCTCTTCTTGGATCCAGTGGTTGTG GTAAAACCACATTATTACGATGTGTTCTTGGCCGTTTACAACCACAATCCGGTGTGATTCGCGTATTTGGACAAGAACCGGGTTCCGAATACAGTCCAGTACCTGGTCCTGGTGTTGGCTACATGCCACAAGAATTAGCATTATTCCCGGATTTCACTATTAAAGAAACACTGCGATATTTTGGTCAATTATATCGAATGTCATCAAAAGAAATTAAAGCAAGAACTAAATTTCTTATTACACTTCTTCATCTAcctgaaaaaaatcgtttgGTTTCACAACTTTCTG gTGGTCAACAACGTCGTGTTTCATTGGCCTCTGCATTGGTTCATCGTCCACCACTTTTGATTCTGGATGAACCAACAGTCGGTGTTGATCCAGTGTTACGTAAAGCTATTTGGGAACATTTAGATGCATTATGCCGTGAAGATGGTTTGACCGTTATTATCACCACTCATTATATCGAAGAAGCTAGAACAGCTGAAACGGTTGGCCTTATGCGTTTTGGTCGTCTTTTGGTACAATCAAATCCAGAAGAACTATTAGTAAGACATGGTCTTCCAACATTAGAAGCtgtatttttgaaattatgtCAATTGGATTCAGCACAAATTCCCGAAAGTGTTAAAACAGATGCCGTtcgttatgatgatgaaaagaataatGTTACaatcgaaacgaaaaaagatGATCTTCCAATGGTCATTGTGAATGGTGAAAAAGGTGACATTGAGaaaaacattaataataatgaagatgcgaataataatattgccAAAAATGCTATAAGTCTTGCGCCAAATACCGCTG GTAACCTCTTGATTCCAATGTCTACATCGTTCAAAGATGTATCTGCAAGAGCTACGCCATCCACACAAAGTCCTCGAATGTCATTCTCGGAACGTGGTTCAACTGGCGATTTTTCACAattacaaaatcaaatcagtGTAGAaggacaacgacgacgaatgTTTGATCTGAATCGTGTTATGGCATTGTTTATTAAGAATTCTATCCGTCTGAAACGAAATGTTCCCATCTTATTGTTCTATTTCTTTTTACCTTCGATTCAAATTGCATTGTTCTGTATATGTATTGGTCAGGATCCGAAAAATATCCCAGTTGCTGTTTATAATGCTGAAGATCCACCCGGACTTAGTGCAGAatatttgtcatttgttAATCCGGAAATTGTCGTACAGGTACCTTATAATTCATTGGAAGAAGCTAGACAAGCGGTAGTCGATGGTAAAGCTTGGGCGGCATTACATTTCTCACATAATTATTCggcatcattgaatcaaagaAGAATAATg GCTGGAAAAGCAGATAACGcaacaattgaatcatcGAATATAAAACTTTATCTAGACATGTCCAATCAAGTTATcggatttgttttgttacgAACATTTTTCCTTGCATTCCAATCATTTGCACAAGATTATCTATCGATTCTGGGATATAATCCGGCCACTGTAACTTTGCCAATTACAATCGAAAAAGTTATCTATGGTACAGTCAATCCATCTATGACTGAATTTATGGCACCTGgtgttattattttgattgccTATTATGCAACGACTGCATTGACTGCTTTGTCGTTGGTATTGGAACGTAAAGATGGTCTACTAGAACGATCATTGGTAGCTGGtgtaaattcatttgaatttcttaTTTCACACATAATGACGCAGACAATTGTTCTCACCATACAAGAAGTATTTATGTTGGCCACAACATTTTACATATTCAAAGTGCCATCCAGAGGTCCAATGGTTTGGGTCTTTTCGCTTACCTTCTTCCAAG GCTTGGCTGGTGTAATGTTTGGattattcatatcatcaCTTTGTGCTGATGAAGTATCAGCAGCCATGTTAGGTATGGGATCATTTTTTCCTACAATCATGTTGGGTGGTATTTTCTGGCCCATACAATCTATGCCTGATTGGATGGCATCATTGGCGGCATTTTTACCACAAACATTACCAGTAGAATCGATGCGTTTCATACTATCACGTGGTTGGGGTGTAGAATTCTTCGAAGTAACACTTGGTTTCATCGCTACATGGGGATGGATTATCGTCTACCTTGTGGCTGCtgcatttattttcaaaaaatacaCATAA
- the LOC124492639 gene encoding uncharacterized protein LOC124492639 → MAFHCHSLLSILIIISALILNEYLTNVSSQNNSTENCICDVKYFGQYCGITLNEKNPNNECSTNMYLCGKSNLKSIAVLLKTCKPGVNCDQRLNGGNACYQNAKCYCPPQLARKKKYCGSDLQGADCKADIIYRCPMVRRYQASPEDACPFGCEDGKCMTQ, encoded by the exons ATGGCTTTTCATTgccattcattattatcgatattgattatcatatcaGCTCTAATTCTAAATGAATATTTGACCAATGTTTCATCACAGAATAATTCTACAGAAAATTGTATATGCGATGTAAAATATTTTGGCCAATATTGTGGTattacattgaatgaaaaaaatcccaaCAATGAATGCAGTACAAATATGTATTTATGTGGTAAATCAAATCTTAAATCCATTGCTGTATTATTGAAAACCTGTAAACCAGGTGTCAATTGTGATCAAAGATTGAATGGAG GAAATGCCTGTTATCAGAATGCAAAATGTTATTGTCCACCACAATTGGCACGTAAAAAGAAATATTGTGGATCCGATTTACAAGGTGCTGATTGTAAAGCCGATATTATTTATCGTTGTCCAATGGTTCGACGTTATCAGGCTAGTCCTGAAGATGCTTGCCCGTTTGGATGTGAAGATGGCAAATGTATGACACAGTGA